The following are encoded in a window of Carya illinoinensis cultivar Pawnee chromosome 15, C.illinoinensisPawnee_v1, whole genome shotgun sequence genomic DNA:
- the LOC122297587 gene encoding sucrose transport protein-like, which yields MEVETANKDMGAAQPSPLIKIGLVASIAAGVQFGWALQLSLLTPYVQLLGIPHTWAAFIWLCGPISGMLVQPIVGYYSDQSTCRFGRRRPFIAAGAGFVAIAVFLIGYAADLGHLFGDRVDKPTRPRAIAFFVVGFWVLDVSNNMLQGPCRALLADLSGNDQKRMRTSNAFFSFFMAIGNVLGYAAGSYTHLYKIFPFTKTKACDVYCANLKSCFFLSIALLLSVTILALTTVKERALSSQPKPENAAGEEETVTKSAGLLFFGEMWSALKGLQRPMRILLIVTCLNWIAWFPFLLFDTDWMGKEVYGGTVGGGPKGKMYDRGVRAGALGLMLNSVVLGLTSLGVNIISRGVGGVRRLWGIVNFLLALCMAMTVLITKLAESARHKAAANGVATLSSPPSGVKAGALALFTVLGIPLAVTYSIPFALASIFSHSSGAGQGLSLGVLNLAIVVPQMLVSVLSGPFDALFGGGNLPAFVVGAIAAAASGILSLTLLPSPTADLSVSKDVIAVPSFH from the exons ATGGAGGTTGAAACTGCGAACAAAGACATGGGAGCAGCACAGCCTAGCCCCCTGATAAAGATCGGTTTGGTGGCATCCATAGCTGCCGGCGTGCAGTTTGGGTGGGCTCTGCAACTCTCCCTACTGACCCCGTACGTCCAGCTTCTCGGCATCCCGCACACTTGGGCTGCCTTCATTTGGCTCTGCGGTCCCATCTCTGGTATGCTCGTCCAGCCCATCGTTGGATACTACAGCGACCAAAGTACCTGTCGCTTCGGTCGCCGCCGTCCGTTCATAGCTGCTGGGGCCGGCTTCGTAGCGATAGCGGTCTTTCTCATCGGTTATGCCGCGGACCTCGGCCACCTCTTCGGCGACCGTGTGGATAAACCCACGAGACCCCGCGCCATCGCCTTCTTCGTGGTCGGCTTTTGGGTTCTTGACGTCTCCAACAATATGCTGCAGGGCCCATGCCGTGCCCTCCTGGCTGATCTCTCTGGGAACGACCAGAAAAGGATGCGCACATCCAATGCGTTCTTCTCGTTCTTCATGGCGATTGGCAACGTCCTCGGCTACGCCGCCGGGTCCTACACTCACTTATACAAGATTTTCCCCTTCACAAAGACCAAAGCTTGCGACGTCTACTGCGCAAACCTCAAGAGCTGCTTCTTCCTTTCCATTGCGTTGCTCTTGTCGGTAACCATCCTGGCTCTCACTACAGTGAAAGAAAGAGCGCTTTCTTCGCAACCGAAGCCGGAAAACGCCGCCGGAGAGGAGGAAACGGTGACGAAGTCAGCTGGGTTACTCTTTTTCGGCGAAATGTGGAGCGCTTTAAAGGGGTTACAGAGGCCAATGAGGATTCTACTTATAGTGACGTGTCTCAACTGGATTGCATGGTTCCCGTTCCTGCTGTTCGACACAGATTGGATGGGGAAAGAGGTGTACGGAGGGACGGTCGGGGGGGGGCCGAAGGGAAAAATGTACGATCGGGGTGTGCGGGCGGGTGCGCTGGGGCTCATGCTCAACTCCGTGGTCTTGGGACTCACATCGCTCGGCGTGAACATCATCTCGCGCGGCGTTGGGGGAGTGAGGCGCTTGTGGGGTATCGTCAACTTCTTGCTGGCACTGTGCATGGCCATGACCGTCCTGATCACAAAGCTGGCCGAGTCTGCTCGGCATAAAGCCGCCGCTAACGGCGTAGCAACACTATCCTCGCCACCGTCGGGTGTTAAGGCAGGAGCTCTGGCACTGTTTACGGTGCTGGGTATACCCCTGGCA GTGACTTATAGCATTCCTTTTGCTTTGGCGTCCATATTTTCCCATTCTTCGGGTGCTGGCCAAG GACTTTCTCTGGGAGTCTTGAATCTTGCAATCGTCGTTCCCCAG ATGTTGGTGTCAGTTCTTAGCGGACCCTTTGATGCCCTATTTGGAGGTGGAAACTTGCCTGCATTTGTGGTGGGTGCCATTGCAGCTGCTGCAAGTGGAATACTCTCACTCACCCTGCTCCCATCTCCAACCGCTGATCTCTCTGTTTCTAAAGATGTAATAGCAGTCCCTTCATTCCATTGA
- the LOC122295530 gene encoding sucrose transport protein SUC2-like — MEVETANKDIGATQPSPLIKIGLVASIVAVVQFGWALQLSLLTPYVQLLGIPHTWAAFIWLCGPISGMLVQPIVGYYSDQSTYRFGRRRPFIAAGAGFVVIAVFLIGYAADLSHLFGDRVDKPTRPRAIAFFVVGFWVLDVSNNMLQGPCRALLADLSWNDQKRMRTSNAFFSFFMAIGNVLGYTAGFI, encoded by the coding sequence ATGGAGGTTGAAACTGCGAACAAAGACATAGGAGCAACACAGCCTAGCCCCCTGATAAAGATCGGTTTGGTGGCATCCATAGTTGCCGTCGTGCAGTTTGGGTGGGCTTTGCAACTCTCCCTACTGACCCCATACGTCCAGCTTCTCGGCATCCCGCACACTTGGGCTGCCTTCATTTGGCTCTGCGGTCCCATCTCTGGTATGCTCGTCCAGCCCATCGTTGGATACTATAGTGACCAAAGTACCTATCGCTTCGGTCGTCGCCGTCCGTTCATAGCTGCTGGGGCCGGCTTCGTAGTGATAGCGGTCTTTCTCATCGGTTATGCCGCGGACCTCAGCCACCTCTTTGGTGACCGTGTGGATAAACCCACGAGACCCCGTGCCATCGCCTTCTTCGTGGTCGGCTTTTGGGTTCTTGACGTCTCCAACAATATGCTGCAGGGCCCATGCCGAGCCCTCCTGGCTGATCTCTCCTGGAACGACCAAAAAAGGATGCGCACATCCAATGCGTTCTTCTCGTTCTTCATGGCGATTGGCAATGTCCTCGGCTACACTGCCGGGTTCATTTAA